The following proteins are co-located in the Maridesulfovibrio sp. genome:
- a CDS encoding MaoC/PaaZ C-terminal domain-containing protein gives MALKLDMVGKWYGPFEREYDFRELSIFALGCGAGADGKSDLEYVYEKDMKVLPMFAAMPIVDSEVTKTIDYGFEWGGSLHWGFDLQIHEPMTALSGKLTTKVLLKALYDRGEGRGCLAQHIGETFDENGTKLFTNESWDCALYDGGWGGEKAPSDIVEIPEREPDFEVTEQVPLNQALIYRLNGDFHPQHIDWEYAQKFDHPKPNLHAVSTAGFACRHIIKTLFPGEPERLTRFKTRITRSLYPGCTIKTQMWKWDDNSIHFRVIDADNPETAYLNYALAEWK, from the coding sequence ATGGCGTTAAAACTCGATATGGTGGGCAAATGGTACGGCCCCTTTGAACGTGAGTACGATTTCAGGGAACTCAGCATTTTTGCTCTGGGTTGCGGAGCCGGTGCAGACGGTAAGTCCGATCTGGAATATGTTTACGAAAAAGACATGAAGGTACTGCCCATGTTTGCGGCAATGCCCATTGTTGATAGTGAAGTTACCAAAACCATCGACTACGGCTTTGAGTGGGGCGGATCTCTGCACTGGGGTTTTGACCTGCAGATTCACGAGCCCATGACTGCATTGTCCGGCAAACTGACCACTAAAGTTCTGCTTAAGGCCCTGTATGACCGTGGCGAAGGTCGTGGTTGTCTTGCACAGCACATTGGTGAAACCTTCGACGAGAACGGTACCAAGCTCTTCACTAACGAAAGCTGGGACTGCGCCCTGTATGACGGCGGCTGGGGTGGCGAAAAAGCTCCCAGCGATATCGTTGAAATTCCTGAACGTGAACCTGATTTTGAAGTAACTGAGCAGGTTCCCCTGAACCAGGCACTTATCTATCGTCTTAACGGCGACTTCCATCCTCAGCACATTGACTGGGAATATGCCCAGAAATTTGATCATCCGAAACCGAACCTGCACGCAGTCAGCACCGCCGGTTTTGCATGCCGTCACATCATTAAAACTCTGTTCCCCGGTGAACCTGAGCGTCTGACCCGTTTCAAGACCCGTATCACCAGATCCCTGTATCCGGGTTGCACCATCAAGACCCAGATGTGGAAATGGGATGACAACTCCATCCATTTCCGGGTTATCGACGCTGACAATCCTGAAACTGCGTACCTTAACTACGCTCTGGCTGAGTGGAAGTAA
- the fixA gene encoding putative electron transfer flavoprotein FixA, which translates to MKIIVGCKLVPEEQDIAVQADGTLDTSKAAPKISQFDLNAIETAVGIKAEIADSSIAAMSLGGKELENTKARKDILSRGPDELVAIIDEGLKGALPHQTASLMAAAARKVGFDLIICGDGSGDLYAQQVGMRLGAELEVPTLNGVSKIVSVASDKLTVERALESEVEVLEVPLPAVISVSTDINVPTIPGMKAILGAGKKPVNAMALADLEDGGAALVEMVEIKAPKKKERKNVIIEGDGDDQIAEFISHLRTIVN; encoded by the coding sequence ATGAAAATTATAGTTGGTTGCAAATTGGTTCCTGAAGAGCAGGATATTGCTGTTCAGGCTGATGGAACCCTCGATACTAGCAAGGCTGCTCCGAAGATCAGCCAGTTTGACCTGAACGCAATTGAAACTGCTGTTGGGATCAAGGCTGAAATTGCTGATTCCAGCATCGCTGCCATGAGTCTCGGTGGCAAAGAGCTTGAAAATACCAAGGCTCGTAAGGACATTCTGTCCCGTGGACCGGATGAACTGGTTGCAATTATTGATGAAGGCCTCAAGGGAGCACTTCCCCACCAGACCGCAAGCCTCATGGCTGCAGCTGCAAGGAAAGTCGGATTTGACCTGATCATCTGCGGTGACGGTTCCGGCGACCTTTATGCACAGCAGGTAGGTATGCGTCTTGGAGCAGAACTCGAAGTCCCTACTCTTAACGGTGTAAGCAAGATTGTTTCCGTTGCAAGTGACAAGCTGACCGTTGAACGTGCCTTGGAAAGTGAAGTCGAAGTACTTGAAGTGCCGCTGCCCGCAGTTATTTCCGTTTCTACTGACATCAATGTGCCCACCATTCCCGGCATGAAAGCTATTCTCGGCGCTGGTAAAAAGCCCGTGAACGCTATGGCTCTTGCTGATCTTGAAGATGGCGGAGCTGCTTTGGTGGAAATGGTCGAAATCAAGGCACCCAAAAAGAAAGAGCGTAAGAACGTTATTATCGAAGGTGATGGTGACGATCAGATCGCAGAATTTATCAGCCACTTGCGTACAATAGTTAACTAG
- a CDS encoding FAD-binding protein has product MSKISNVWVFSDAESRLPEAIAGGVQLGEKVSAFIIGSQEDVAKAFALGADAVYYLGEKDSARIVESYTDTMAKVIAEADKPSMVLMPGTRRCKALASLLGVKLGAGVVTEASEVTAESDNVQVKHMVYGGLAIGDEKIVSPVSIVVFGGGVYQAAEADASKTGEAVTVDFVEPKVSIKCIDRQPKQGSSVDLNKAKRIVAIGRGISKQEDMKLAEELCAAIEAELGCSRPIAEGEKWMEHERYIGISGVMPKPELYLALGISGQVQHMVGANGSQTIVAVNKDKNAPIFDYADYGIVGDLYTVVPALVDAFKS; this is encoded by the coding sequence ATGAGTAAGATTTCCAACGTATGGGTATTCAGTGATGCAGAATCCCGTCTGCCCGAAGCCATTGCCGGCGGCGTGCAGCTGGGAGAGAAAGTCTCTGCATTTATTATCGGTTCTCAGGAAGATGTCGCTAAGGCATTCGCGCTCGGCGCAGATGCAGTTTACTACCTCGGTGAAAAAGATTCCGCACGTATTGTGGAATCCTACACTGACACCATGGCAAAAGTAATAGCAGAAGCCGACAAGCCCTCCATGGTCCTCATGCCGGGTACCAGACGCTGTAAAGCACTGGCTTCCCTGCTGGGTGTCAAGCTTGGCGCCGGTGTTGTAACCGAAGCTTCTGAGGTTACTGCCGAGAGCGATAATGTACAGGTTAAACACATGGTCTACGGTGGTCTTGCTATCGGTGATGAAAAGATCGTTTCTCCGGTTTCCATCGTAGTTTTCGGTGGCGGTGTTTATCAGGCTGCTGAAGCAGATGCATCCAAGACCGGTGAAGCTGTAACCGTGGATTTTGTTGAACCTAAAGTTTCCATCAAGTGCATTGACCGTCAGCCCAAGCAGGGCAGCAGTGTCGACCTGAACAAGGCAAAACGCATTGTAGCTATCGGACGCGGTATATCCAAGCAGGAAGACATGAAACTTGCAGAAGAGCTTTGTGCAGCTATTGAAGCTGAACTGGGCTGTTCTCGTCCTATTGCTGAAGGCGAAAAGTGGATGGAGCACGAGCGTTACATCGGTATTTCCGGTGTTATGCCCAAGCCGGAACTCTATCTTGCACTGGGTATTTCCGGTCAGGTCCAGCACATGGTCGGTGCTAACGGCTCTCAGACCATTGTTGCTGTGAACAAGGATAAGAATGCACCTATCTTTGATTATGCCGACTACGGCATCGTTGGCGACCTTTATACTGTAGTTCCTGCACTGGTTGACGCTTTCAAAAGCTAG